The genome window ACGCACATTGCCGTCAAACATCCAAAGTTCAACAAATTCGCTCATAGCAAACGAAAACCAACCAATAAGTAAAACGACCGGAATAAGGATGATTGAATGCGAACCATCAGGAATTCTATGGCGTATTTTTGTTGGTAATTTAGTCCAGGCTAAACCTGTCGCTAACATACCTAAAGGTAATAATATGAGTAACCCAACAATGGCAGGTAAGTGCTCTTCTATTAATGGGGCTAACCAAAGACCCGCTAAAAAACCTAAAATAACCGTTGGTAATGCTTCCATTATTTCTACGGTAGGCTTAACCACTTTACGTAATTTGCTCGACATAAAGTATGCCGTGTAAATAGCCGCCGAAAGCGCGATTGGTACAGCAAACAACATCGCATAAAGTGCTGCTTTTAATGTACCGAACGAAATTGGCACAAGTGAAAACTTAGATTCAAAGTCGTCACTGGCTGATGTTGACTGCCAAATATAACCTGGCTCTGGGTAACCTTCGTACCACACTTCTTGCCAAAGTGCTGACCAAGTAACTTCTGGGTGCTCGTTATGAATGTCTAATACTGTTAGCTTATTATCCGCTAAAATTAACGCAGCATTTGAACGTGGTGCAATTGCAAAGTTTTCTATTGCGCCTTCACTTACTTTTCCCTGCCAAAGTTTTGCTTCGCTGGTTGTGTAGTACACACCTAGCTCACCATTATCGCCGGTAGTAAAAAAAGTACGACGGTAAAACTCAGTAAATACATTTAATTTACTTTGCTTAGTTGTTTCAAATGAGCGAATTTTTTGATATTCACGGCCTGTGTCAGTGTTTACTTCAAACCACTGCGAAACCTCACCGTTATCATTAGCAAGCATGAGTGAATTTGCGCCCGCTAGCAGTTGTGCAGATACAATATTTGCATTTTCTTCGTTAGCCGAAAGCAACTGAATTTGCTCTACATCACTTGGGTCACGCGTATCGTATACATACACTTGATTAGCAGAACGTACAAAAGTACGTGTTGTATCTGGCGACATTAATAATTCGTCTACACGTCCATTAACATCAAGTTCTGTACGCTCAACAACCCACTCTACTTCACCGGTAAACATATTCTCTTCAGCAATAAAGCTGCTAAATAATACACGCTTATCTTCTGTAAGAGCTACAACCGCTGTTTTGTCTTCATAGTGACTAAATGCAAAGCGTTTAATAGCTGCACCTTGTTCATCTACTTCTAAAGCCATTTCCCCTAGAGGAAAACCTAAGCGAGGTGTTAATTTACGCTCGTTATTTGGAAAGGTAACTAAAAATTTAGGTGCAACAACCATTACGGTGCCATCTTCTAAACCAAACGCATAATGCCCTTGAAAAGGCGCGCTTGTTGCAAAGCTTGTTGCATCACTTGGTAAATCTGCATTAAGTGTTTTGAGTTTTTTACCAAAACTACCTGACTCAACACTGTAAAAATCAACCTGACCTTGCTGACTTAGTAAATAAGCAACTTCAGTTTGCTCTTCTACACCTAAGCCTGCTATTTGCTGTGAATTAGCAACATGAAAGCTATCGCGTTTTTCTACTTTTGCTGATTCAAAAATTGGCTGTACTACATAAAGAAGGTAAAAGAATATTAATAGCAGTGCTACCAATACCATTATCCCACCTGCGGTTATGCCAAACTTGGCAAACCGATCTTTAAATAGACGGCTTCGATCCGTATTAAAAGTCGGCTTATTCGGATTTGAAGTCATCAAAACACCCTTAAATCTTAACGTTGCATAAATTATATTTCATCAAGATGACAGTAATGTTACAGCAGTAATAATAAGCACTCTAAAACAGTTTTAAATAAAACTAACGAGGGAAAAGTCTAAATTAGCTTCAAATAGGTGATTTATAAGTGAACTAAATTATAAAATAATTGGACAAAGTATTTATCGAGGTCAATACTAAAAGAGTACTTAGTAAATAATAATGACTATTAATACTGCGTATAGTCAACACAACTATATCCATTTTTTTAATTTATAATCAAAGATTTATAAAAAAGTGCAACAACACACAATTTAAATTAGACAACATACTTAATGCCTATGCATTTACTTTCTTTGGGCTTAAAAAGAGAATTATTTATGAAGCAGTTGGTTATAACTATTTTAGGGAAAGATCGCCCTGGTTTAGTACAGAGCATCTCATCAGTCGTATTACAAAATCATGGCAACTGGCTTAGTAGTAACTTAAGCCATTTATTAGGTCATTTTGCAGGTATTATTCAACTTGAAGTTGCTGAGGAGCATTTTCAATCATTACAAAGTGCTTTAAATAAGTTACCTAAGTTAGACGTTCGTATTGAAACCGGAAACACAGAGATTGAACCATCAACACTAGAGCAAATTAATCTAGTTATAACAGGTAACGACCGTCCTGGTATTGTTCAAGAACTGGCAAGTGTAATACGTCATAAAGGCGCTAATATTACTCACTTAAATTCAAGACAACAAAGTGCACCTAATTGGGGAGTGCCTATTTTTAGCGCTGTTGCTACCGTTACTTTGCCAAATGGTATGGATAAAGACGAAGTTATTGAAGCATTGGAATCAATTACAAGTGATTTAATTGTAGATACGGAAGAAGTTTAACCTCCATTTATGCGTGCCATACAACTGACACGCATACCATTTTAGTCCATCAAAATGCTCTGCAGATTATTTAACGCAGACATAAAATAAGCCGATGCAAGCATCAGCTATTTTAAATAATCACCTTAAAGCTAATAAGAGCGAGATAAACTCAGTAATCCCGCTCTTTTATAAAGCTACATATCCATATGACGATTAGTACTTTGCATGATTTGCTTTATACCTTGCTTTTCAAGCTCTAGTATTTGTTGAAGCTTTTCTTGCCCACTTTGAGTTTCGGCGCGTTCAAGTAAGTATTCATATAACTCAATCACTTTTTGATGTTGCTGTGCTAAATAGCCTTGGATGACTTCTTCATCGAATTGCTGATCTTTACTAATGTCTTCAAAAGTAATTAGCTCAGGATTTTTAGCAAAGTATTCATAACTGTACGTATCGAGCGTATTTATTTCAGTTATCGCTTTAAACCCGACTAAATCTTCGGCGAGTTTTTTTTCGTAATTTAGGTAGTAGTCCACCAGCATTGCATTATGTTCATCGAGTAAATCCTTTACGCTATAAAAATTAGCCGCCATTTGCGTATGAAACAAAACGGTCCAATCGTATACCTCTTTAATTGTTTTAACTTGCATGTGCATTCCTTACTTAGTTGACTGTATAGGTAATACACTGCGTAAAGCGTGCCAATTAAAAAGCTATTTAAAAACAGTTAGTTAATTTAAACATGAGTAATAACTCGCTATTTAATAGAACAACTTACAAATTATAGGTAATTTTTATAGAGCAATGCGTGAGTAGTAACAGCATTGCTTTATCGTCTTGTTGTTTTATATTATTTAAGTCCTTGTTTGCGCCACAGCAAGTAAACAGCAGGAATAACAAGTAAGGTGAGTACAATTGCACTGCCCATACCGCCAACCATAGGCGCTGCTATTCGGCTCATTACTTCGCTTCCGGTGCCTGTACCATAAAGTACAGGTAATAAACCGATAATAATTGTCGCGACAGTCATCATAACCGGGCGTACTCGAAGCCCTGCTCCTTCAATAATAGCTTGCTGTAATTGCACTAAGCTAAGCGGTTTTCCGGCTTGCTCTGCTTCGAGGCATTTTTCTTGATAGGCTTGGTTTAAATACACCAACATAATGACCCCTATTTCTACCGCAACACCGGCTAAGGCAATAAAGCCCACACCTACTGCAACTGAAAAGTTAAAGCCCTCTAAATACATTAGCCATACGCCACCAATCATTGCCAGTGGCAACGTAGCCATAATAATAGTGACCTCAGCAAAGCTTCTAAAATTAAGGTAAAGCAATACAATAATAATCGCTAATGTAAGAGGTAATACATAAGTCAGTTTGTCTTTAGCGCGCTGCATGTATTCATACTGCCCAGCCCACGTAATTGAGTAGCCAGCAGGTAGTATTAGGTCTTTATCGAGCACTTGCTGAGCGTGCTCAACGTAAGTACCAATATCAACGCCATCTATATCAATAAAACTCCAACCGTTTAAACGTGCATTTTCGCTTTTTATACCAGGCGGTCCATCTTCAATAAATACATCGGCTACATCACCAAGTGCTATACGCTGCCCTGTAGGAGTTACAATAGGTAACAACATTAACTCTTCTGGCGAGTCTCTATATGCTTGCGGATAACGTAAATTAACAGGGTAACGCTCTTGCCCCTCTACAGTTTGTGTTACGTTTGTACCACCTATTGCAGTAGATACAACTTGCTGTACGTCGCTAATGTTTAAGCTATAACGCGCGGCTTTTTCACGATTTATATCTACTTTTATATAACGTCCACCGGCTACTCGCTCTGAGTAAACCGATGCGGTGCCTTGAACATCTTTTAAAAGCACTTCTATTTGTTGACCAATTTTTTGAATTTCACTCAACTTTGGTCCCGCAACTTTAATGCCCACGGGAGTTTTAATACCGGTTGCGAGCATATCAATACGTGTTTTAATTGGCATTACCCACGCATTCGTCAACCCCGGAAACTTAACCAAACCGTCGAGTTCTTTTTTAAGTTTTTCAAGAGTCATACCCTCGCGCCATTCGTCTTTTGGCTTTAGCTGAATAAACGTCTCTATCATTGTAAGAGGTGCAGGATCTGTTGCAGTTTCTGCTCGCCCAACTTTACCAAATACTGTTTTAACCTCGGGTACTGTGGCAATTAACTTGTCGGTTTGCTGTAGTATTTCGCGCGCTTTACCTACCGATAAACCAGGATACGTTGTGGGCATATACATTAAGTCGCCCTCATCAAGTGGCGGAATAAATTCACTGCCTATTTTGTTTACTGGATAAAAGCCAATAACAGAAACAACCACCGCGAGTACCAATGTCATTTTTGGAAATTTAAGCACCCAGTTAAGTAGTGGACGATACGCTGCGACGAGTAATCGGTTAACTGGATTTTTTTGCTCCGAAATGACTTTACCTCTAATAAAGTAACCCATTAATACCGGCACTAAGGTAATCGCAAGCCCAGCAGACGCTGCCATAGCATAGGTTTTAGTGTAAGCCAGTGGCGCAAACATACGTCCTTCTTGCGCTTCTAAAATAAATACCGGCATAAAGCTGACGGTAATAATTAATAAACTAAAAAATAATGCAGGACCCACTTCACTCGCCGATTTAGCCACAACTTCCCAGCGATTTTCGTTGGTAAGGGGCGTTTTTTCCATATGTTTGTGCATATTTTCAATCATGACGATAGCGCCGTCGG of Pseudoalteromonas arctica A 37-1-2 contains these proteins:
- a CDS encoding efflux RND transporter permease subunit, translating into MITAIIRWSVSNRFFVLLLTLILLGGGLFAVKNTPVDALPDLSDVQVIIKTTYPGQAPQVVQDQVTFPLTTAMLSVPGAQTVRGFSFFGDSYVYVIFDEKTDLYWARSRVQEYLSQVASRLPDSATPELGPDATGVGWIYLYALIDKTNKHDISQLRSLQDWFLKFELQTVPGVSEVAAVGGMVKQYQVNVEPDKLRAYGIPLSLIQTAIQQGNQEMGASVVEMAEAEYMVTSTGYIKSVADLEAIPLGVNANGTALQLRDVADIRVGPQMRRGIAELNGEGEVTGGIVIMRYGENAQKTIELVKAKLESLKKGLPEGVEIVPVYDRSNLINNAVDNLTSKLIEELIVVALVCVVFLFHVRSSLVAIITLPLGILTAFIIMYWQGINANIMSLGGIAIAIGAMTDGAIVMIENMHKHMEKTPLTNENRWEVVAKSASEVGPALFFSLLIITVSFMPVFILEAQEGRMFAPLAYTKTYAMAASAGLAITLVPVLMGYFIRGKVISEQKNPVNRLLVAAYRPLLNWVLKFPKMTLVLAVVVSVIGFYPVNKIGSEFIPPLDEGDLMYMPTTYPGLSVGKAREILQQTDKLIATVPEVKTVFGKVGRAETATDPAPLTMIETFIQLKPKDEWREGMTLEKLKKELDGLVKFPGLTNAWVMPIKTRIDMLATGIKTPVGIKVAGPKLSEIQKIGQQIEVLLKDVQGTASVYSERVAGGRYIKVDINREKAARYSLNISDVQQVVSTAIGGTNVTQTVEGQERYPVNLRYPQAYRDSPEELMLLPIVTPTGQRIALGDVADVFIEDGPPGIKSENARLNGWSFIDIDGVDIGTYVEHAQQVLDKDLILPAGYSITWAGQYEYMQRAKDKLTYVLPLTLAIIIVLLYLNFRSFAEVTIIMATLPLAMIGGVWLMYLEGFNFSVAVGVGFIALAGVAVEIGVIMLVYLNQAYQEKCLEAEQAGKPLSLVQLQQAIIEGAGLRVRPVMMTVATIIIGLLPVLYGTGTGSEVMSRIAAPMVGGMGSAIVLTLLVIPAVYLLWRKQGLK
- a CDS encoding glycine cleavage system protein R, giving the protein MKQLVITILGKDRPGLVQSISSVVLQNHGNWLSSNLSHLLGHFAGIIQLEVAEEHFQSLQSALNKLPKLDVRIETGNTEIEPSTLEQINLVITGNDRPGIVQELASVIRHKGANITHLNSRQQSAPNWGVPIFSAVATVTLPNGMDKDEVIEALESITSDLIVDTEEV
- a CDS encoding ABC transporter permease subunit; this encodes MTSNPNKPTFNTDRSRLFKDRFAKFGITAGGIMVLVALLLIFFYLLYVVQPIFESAKVEKRDSFHVANSQQIAGLGVEEQTEVAYLLSQQGQVDFYSVESGSFGKKLKTLNADLPSDATSFATSAPFQGHYAFGLEDGTVMVVAPKFLVTFPNNERKLTPRLGFPLGEMALEVDEQGAAIKRFAFSHYEDKTAVVALTEDKRVLFSSFIAEENMFTGEVEWVVERTELDVNGRVDELLMSPDTTRTFVRSANQVYVYDTRDPSDVEQIQLLSANEENANIVSAQLLAGANSLMLANDNGEVSQWFEVNTDTGREYQKIRSFETTKQSKLNVFTEFYRRTFFTTGDNGELGVYYTTSEAKLWQGKVSEGAIENFAIAPRSNAALILADNKLTVLDIHNEHPEVTWSALWQEVWYEGYPEPGYIWQSTSASDDFESKFSLVPISFGTLKAALYAMLFAVPIALSAAIYTAYFMSSKLRKVVKPTVEIMEALPTVILGFLAGLWLAPLIEEHLPAIVGLLILLPLGMLATGLAWTKLPTKIRHRIPDGSHSIILIPVVLLIGWFSFAMSEFVELWMFDGNVRQYLTNELGMTFDQRNSLVVGIAMGFAVIPTIFSIAEDAVFSVPKHLSNGSLALGATQWQTLIRVVLLTASPGIFSAVMMGLGRAVGETMIVLMATGNTPIMDWSIFQGMRTLAANIAVEMPESEVGSSHYRILFLAAFVLFIFTFIFNTVAEFVRQQLREKYSSM